One genomic region from Brachionichthys hirsutus isolate HB-005 chromosome 24, CSIRO-AGI_Bhir_v1, whole genome shotgun sequence encodes:
- the lipt1 gene encoding lipoyl amidotransferase LIPT1, mitochondrial, with protein MSQTRRTLSLLRGCPAVCPCQTGQPPSRTTSTSIGDLLKSSDGRKAGLVLRSRSTDVYQNLALEDWIEANVDLRRRGGVLLLCRNRPAVVIGRFQNPWTECDLKTTRNAGISLARRRSGGGAVFHDLGNLNLTFFASKEGHDRRRNLKVVTEALRRIRPELDVQATERFDILLNGRFKISGSASRLSRKSSYHHCTLLHSADRSALSAVLRPSCPGIHSNATPSVPSPVANLLDHAPTLQWEELLDALVRQYSAEFSCGASSTSVDPADESVFPGLGRAAAELRSWDWTFAKTPKFSVQTVLDLRDDSSSARSSARLHVEVTHGVIDRCELDVPPDWLPRRLGGELSGVLVGERFCPHRAAATVTTLLRAESGEPRNRLMNLRDAVLSVIG; from the exons ATGTCACAAACCAGGAGGACTTTGTCGCTCTTACGGGGCTGCCCGGCCGTTTGCCCGTGTCAAACCGGCCAACCGCCGTCTCGGACCACGTCGACCTCCATCGGCGACCTGCTGAAGTCCTCTGACGGCAGAAAGGCAGGTCTGGTCCTGCGGTCCCGGTCCACAGACGTGTACCAGAACCTCGCCTTGGAGGACTGGATCGAAGCCAACGTGGACCtgcggcggcgcggcggcgtCCTCCTGCTGTGCAGGAACCGGCCGGCCGTCGTCATCGGGCGCTTCCAGAACCCCTGGACCGAATGCGACCTGAAGACGACGAGAAACGCGGGGATCTCTCTGGCCCGAAGGCGGAGCGGGGGTGGGGCTGTCTTTCACGATCTGGGGAACCTCAACCTCACCTTCTTCGCCTCCAAGGAAGGGCACGACCGACGGCGGAACCTGAAGGTCGTCACGGAGGCGCTGAGGCGGATCCGGCCGGAACTGGACGTCCAGGCCACTGAGAGATTTGACATTTTACTCAACGGACGCTTTAAGATCTCCG gaaGTGCGTCCAGGCTGAGCAGGAAGTCATCCTACCATCACTGTACTCTCCTGCACTCTGCTGACCGCTCCgcgctgtccgcggtgctgcgGCCCTCTTGCCCTGGTATCCATAGCAACGCCACGCCTAGCGTCCCCTCACCTGTCGCCAACCTGCTGGACCACGCGCCCACGCTGCAgtgggaggagctgctggacgcACTGGTGCGCCAGTACAGCGCAG AGTTTAGCTGCGGCGCTTCATCGACCTCCGTCGACCCCGCTGACGAGTCGGTGTTTCCCGGACTCGGCAGGGCGGCGGCGGAGCTGCGAAGCTGGGACTGGACCTTCGCCAAGACGCCTAAATTCAGCGTTCAAACCGTCTTGGACCTGAGGGACGATAGCTCGTCTGCACGCAGCTCTGCCCGGCTGCACGTGGAGGTGACGCATGGCGTGATCGACCGCTGCGAGCTGGACGTTCCTCCCGACTGGCTTCCTCGGCGACTGGGCGGCGAGCTGAGCGGCGTGCTCGTCGGTGAGAGGTTTTGTCCGCACAGAGCGGCTGCGACCGTCACGACACTGCTGCGGGCTGAAAGCGGCGAGCCGCGGAATAGGCTGATGAACCTGCGCGATGCCGTGttgtctgtgattggctga
- the zgc:194392 gene encoding uncharacterized protein C1orf115 homolog, whose product MEAQEKEGEAAPPAGKKQQKTSKEVFFSVLPDQYEPLIEEVDEREEAPEERRKRKEERKRKKKQKYKKYRKNLGKALRFSWSCLLAGFQSMTSAYSSPSAVVSMVITEVHRAKDRKA is encoded by the exons ATGGAAGCGCAGGAAAAGGAGGGCGAGGCGGCTCCTCCGGCTGgcaagaagcagcagaagaCATCCAAGGAAGTGTTCTTCTCCGTCCTGCCGGATCAATACGAACCCCTGATTGAGGAGGTGGACGAGCGAGAGGAGGcgccggaggagaggaggaagaggaaggaggagaggaagaggaagaagaagcagaagtaTAAGAAGTATAGGAAG aACCTGGGGAAGGCGCTTCGCTTCAGCTGGAGCTGCCTGCTGGCTGGCTTTCAGAGCATGACCTCAGCTTATTCCTCACCTTCCGctgttgtttccatggtgataaCAGAAGTTCACAGAGCCAAGGACCGCAAAGCATGA